The region TTAGAGAATCACTCTTGGAGTCTTGTTATGAtgactggaaaataaaatgaagttattCATAATGAGAGATGTAGGTACATATGTACTGTCAAGGGGTTGCTCCAGGACCATTTGTGAGGATCTGGCAGTCACGGAAATCAAAGCATTTGCGAAAATTGTCCCTTCCATTTTGCTTTGTGTTCAAAGGGAATGTCAGATGAGTAACACTGAAATGCCCTATCATGTCCTAGGCAGTTTATACTCCTATCATCTTACAACAACTCAATGATAGCAGTTTTCAAACTCCACTGGGAATCAGGATGGTCCTAGCGTCTAGAGCATACTTCAATGACTGCCATAGCATTGCCCGAGACCTACAGCACTCAACCAGACAAATCCCAGCATGaagaaatggaaatatgcagAAAGCTCTGACACTAGTCAAGAAGCTATTTACAAATAATAGCTACTTGGAGAAAGAACATCAGATTGCTCCAATGGTGTGACACTGAGTGTATCACACACAGTCTAAGGCAATCTGCACACTCAAGAATAATTGGCCAACATAAATCAGACACTATGTTTTAGtggcattttttccttttagcagGTGAGAGAAAAAAAGCATGAAATTATATTGGTAGGTAGAGAAAAGAGATCTAATAGGAGTTAGGGGACggaaaagaatatgataaaaattgcACTGTATGATATTTGCAAAAAATGGATTGAAAAATAAATCAGGAGTCTGAAGTATAAAATAATCAGAAGATAAACAGAGCACTGAAGACTATGTGCAATACAGTAAGAGCTGCAGCCTCCTATtgattttttcaatttctctAAAATTCTTATGTGAACCTGAAAAACGTATCCTTCAATATATCCTCAATATTTAGCCATTTCTTAAGTAGTATATGGTATTCAGTAGATAAATACCATACATTTCTTCCTGGATCTAAGGAAGCCACAAAATGCAATAATAAAATATGGCATCTCTATGGCATGGGATATGACAGAAcctgagaaaatgagaaatgagaaaatataagtCATTATTATAGGATAATATACTTCCTAATGGTTTCACTTTTTAATACTCTGGTCATAAAAAATGTTTCATTGGGACTCTTGTAAGGAAAATCACTCAACCCAAAGCAGTAGCCAAATGTCTATCAAGAGAACAAGGGAGGGTGGGTGCTAAGGTAAAGGGGTAGAGTAGAGGATTACTGTTTAGATTACTGCCCAAAGCCACCTTGTAAAAAAGATTCTTCTAAATGTATCTCCGTGGTGCTTAACAATGTGTCAGCTCCTAAGGACACCAAAATGTGTCCTGAAAATGGTAAATATAGACACTACCAGTTGTGTGTTATCACAATGAAAAATGATATGTAAAATGGTGATTCTAGATGGCAGCTTAATTTAATTTCCAAGATAAAAGCCAGAGAGTTTCATAAGACCCCTCATAGCACACTTATACATAGTTCCTATTGTGGTTCAGGCTTAAACATTACTTTTCACTTTGGGAGTCACTGTCTCCTAAAGAATCTCATGAGATTTAGCTCTGTTACACCATGACACAGGGGAAAAGAACATTCCAAGGTCAATGCTCTCACAGGATCCAACCATAGCTGTCCTAAACACAAATAGAGTACATGGACTCCACATTCTAAATGGCAAATGTACACCACCACACAGATATTCCAGTAAATATAATCAGCAAGCAAAAGGCCAGATAGAATGTGATCCAGCCTACAGGATTGCTATCTAACTTCCTTTGACAAGGTTGACAAATTTAGCTCCCCACTGTCAACAGGGTCAACCTTCTAGCGTCAGGATGACATCATATCTCAGAAAGAGCCTGAAGTCCCAGAGCCTGGAGGTCTTATCCAGTCACCAACACAGCCAATCAAAAGAAGACCAGGACTGAGGGGTGCGGTCAGTTGTCCACATACTTGGGATTTAAATTCTGAGTGAGGTATTGCTGGCCAGATCTCAGGACCACAGCAACCTCTGAAGAGTTGAGTCTGTGGAGGACCAAGACAGCATCAGTCACCACAGGTGAGGCCCTGCCTGTGCCAAGGCAAAATGGGAAGCTATCTTGGTGGGGGGACTTGAGAGATTCTATGGAGCCTCAGGCAGATCTCCTCAAAGGAGATTATATTCTAAGGATTagcatctctctgtgtatatacacacatttcaaagaattttattgaccATGGATGGTTTATTTTCTTAGGAAAGGGTAAGAAGACATTTAAACAATATTGGTGCAGTCATGTCTTCATCTCTCATCCCTTTCCAGGTTCTTAAGACATGACGCCTGCTGTCTTTCTGGTGATCCTGTGCTTTGGAGTGGCCTCAGGTGCCCCAGCACGTGATCCCAATTTGGATGCTGAATGGCAAGACTGGAAGATTAAATATGCAAAATCATATAGCCCGGTTGGTAAACTGGAAACTGTGCAGAAGGGCCTACGAGTGAATTTTCATTGCTGTTGCAAGTGTCTAGGCAAATTATAgatcacagaacacacacacacacacacacacacacacacacacacacacacaccccttcaccGTGAGATTATCTAATCACAATCATTGTGAGCATGGGGTGACcatatttccttttcctcagtaTGTGGAGAATTTGTGGGTATAGTATACTGAGACTATTTGGTCTCTGTTCACCTGCGAAGCAACTACACATAGTCAGCTTCTCCAGGAGTTTAGAAAGAAATGGCATGAATTGTGCTCATttacaggaggaagaagaactgAAGAGGGCAGTATgggaagaaaacttgaaaatgatCCAACTGCACAACAAGGAGAATGGCCTGGGGAAGAATGGCTTCACTATGGAAATGAATGCCTTTGCTGATACAGTGAGTGTTACGTGGAGtcttgtatgtggtgtgtgtgtgtgtgtgtgtgtgtgtgtgtgtgtgtgtgtgtgtgtgtatgtgtgtgtctttgatttTTACTAATGTTATTTTCCTTGAAGACTGGTGAAGAATTCAGAAAATCATTGAGTGATATTCTAATTCCGGCTGCCGTGACAAACCCAAGTGCCCAGAAACAAGTCTCTATTGGTTTACCCAACTTTAAGGATTGGAGAAAGGATGGCTATGTGACTCCTGTACGGAATCAGGTAAGACAGTGGCACATAGCTCCTCTTCTTAAAccactttgaaaataaattacttGATATCTCTGTGTGGGTGTTGAGTGTGGGAAAATATGCAgtacattttttcttctataaaggcTTCATACATATGTACGATGAATATTTACCTGAGCAATCCACCACATACACCCCTCTCTAGCTATCATCCTCTACCACATCAGTCTctggaatttatttgttttttctgttgtcATTAGTAACCCATAAAACCAATAGGTCCTGCTCAAATACTCCTGTGTGTGACCATGGACTGGGGTGTGAGCAAACTGCCAGCAGTCATAACTTCTAGGAGAGTACCATCCTTCCCTTGGCATCTAGCAACTGCCAGTACACCATTTCCATAAGTTATTGTGCTATCCATGTTTTTGTTGGTGTTGCTATTTGTTTATGTAtgacaatattttctttctgactcAGGGTAAATGCGGCTCTTGTTGGGCTTTTGCTGCAGTTGGTGCGATAGAAGGTCAGATGTTCTCAAAAACTGGCAACCTCACCCCTCTAAGTGTGCAGAACCTATTGGACTGTTCTAAAAGTGAAGGAAATAATGGCTGCCGTTGGGGTACTGCACACCAAGCATTcaattatgttttgaaaaataaaggtcTTGAGGCTGAGGCAACCTATCCATATGAAGGAAAAGTAAGTGGACTTCCTATTTTGTCATTATATCTCACCCTGAAGCATGAAGACACTTCCAGATATATTCGTTGTCTTCTGAATTCCCATTGGAAGGAAGATTTTTCTATATACCGCAATTGCTGTCACTACAATGTCTGCCATCTCAGACACTGAACAGCTTCTGAGGTGACAGTTCCCATATAGCTGTTCCTGCTTTCATGCACATGGAAAATATACAAACCtttccacataaaataaaggttCCCCCCTATAAAATtttcttatggacaggaaaacctGTGAGGTATCATTGAAGGCATGAGAACTGACTCTCAGTTCCAgatctttctatttatttcactTCCTAGAAAGTGAAACAGTCCAGAGTTGGGGGTGCTGAGCAGTGCTGTGGTTCTTATTCATACTCCTCAGAAGGCAGGTGTAAGTAACTGAGTCTCATCTCTTTCCTGTCTAAAGGACGGACCCTGCAGGTACCACAGTGAGAACGCTAGTGCTAACATCACAGGTTTTGTGAACCTCCCACCGAATGAACTTTACCTATGGGTTGCTGTAGCATCTATTGGGCCCGTCTCTGCGGCAGTTGATGCTTCTCATGACTCTTTCAGATTCTACAGTGGAGGTAAGTATATTTCCTTCTAGAtgtgaaaaagcaaaaaaggaaaaattgtgGCATCCCAATGCTATGCCATGCTATGTTCTTATCTGCAAGATTGTATGTGAGTTTGGGTTCTTTATCCCCTTCCCTACCCATTCATACTGAGTCTTGTCTTTAACTGGTATGACCCTCTCATGAAAGTAAGTACATCATAAGTTATAAAATTTATGGTTAGCTTATTTTAAACTATCCTCAATTTGGTGGATGCACTTAGATGTTTTGTGGAGACTGTCTATCTGAAATCAAATTATTAATGAGTCTCTTGAATTAAGTAACTTCCTATTGAGTGACTTTTACTTGGCATGAgattttagtgaaaaaaaatattcttatatgCACCTAGGTACAATGACAAGCTTTCCCAGTTCcccaaaataatgactctgagacttaattatatataaataaatgtttaaacatgTTCACCGACTAGCTCATATCTTAACTATCTGTTTATTTGATTCTAACTTCTGTCATGTGGCTGGTTACATGATCCTTAGTTTCATATGACTgtcttcttctgtgtctgggaTGAATCTTCCTGTGCCTGACGATTTTCCCGTAAGTCCTCTTTCTGTACCAGAACTTCACCATCCTAGTTCCTGTTAAGTGAATAGGCCAAAAACAAATTTTTGATAGGTCATGCTTCCATACAGCACAAAAGATTCTCTCTACACCTTGGCAAGTGTTTATCAACAAATCtatacttcttttgttttcttcagttttctgtgaaactgtatatacgtatatatacatacatacacattcatatattaGTATTCTCACTAACAATTCATTTTACTCTTATGTCTGGTTATGATTTGCATCATTCCAGGGATCTTTGGAAACGCCTCCCTATTGCTGGTGGCAGTGCTCACTGTCATGTATCCTTTGTATCTCATGTCAGCTTCCATTTTATCTCTCAGGTATTTATCATGAGCCAAATTGCAGCAGTTATGTTGTGAACCATGCAGTGCTGGTGGTTGGCTATGGATTTGAGGGAAATGAAACAGATGGCAATAACTACTGGCTGATCAAGAACAGGTATAAACTGACAGAAATTCTATATTTAAAGTTCTGGGGCCTAGAGAAGTGgatcagtgtttaagagcactgggtgcccTTCTAGAGGATTCACAAAtggattatttcttgctgtcagTGTTTGAGTATACAGCCTAGGAAACATTGTCCCATTTAAATGGAATAAAGTCTGTTCTTGTTTTCTTATGAACATGAAtgaggcatgtgtgcatgcatgcatgcttacatgtCTATGAACATCTGAATGTGCAATCAAGACCTGCTGTTAACATCAGTTGTCTTTTAATCATTATCCATCTTTTATATTGAGGGAGTGAGTCTCACTGATCTAGGAGTTTATTGTCTATACTGGCTAGCCAGCTTCCTCCaggtatgtctgtctctgtatctggaGAACTTACACTATAGGGACACTACTGTGTTAATCTGGCTTTTAAACAGCTCTTTACATTGATACCCAGTCCATAACTTCTGAGCTCTCCTACAACTTAGACAACCTACTCACATATGTGTGATCATAACCTTCCCATTCTGTCACTGGTTCCTTGGATATCAGTgccattgctttttaaaaatctcacaaatGTGTTTGCATTGAACTACCCTTTCTCTGCTGCGGTCTTCAGAGTCCTGTGTGAGGTGCCTCTTGGTACTCAGGAGCAGGCCTTCAACTTTTTCTGCTCCTTCTGTTAAGTTGACCTCTTGCCAGTTGTTGCAATAAGTTCATGTTCTTTATACTAAATGAAATGTACATTTCCTTTTAGTTGGGGTGAAGAATGGGGCATTAATGGCTTCATGA is a window of Rattus rattus isolate New Zealand chromosome 14, Rrattus_CSIRO_v1, whole genome shotgun sequence DNA encoding:
- the LOC116883704 gene encoding cathepsin J isoform X2 → MTPAVFLVILCFGVASGAPARDPNLDAEWQDWKIKYAKSYSPEEELKRAVWEENLKMIQLHNKENGLGKNGFTMEMNAFADTTGEEFRKSLSDILIPAAVTNPSAQKQVSIGLPNFKDWRKDGYVTPVRNQGKCGSCWAFAAVGAIEGQMFSKTGNLTPLSVQNLLDCSKSEGNNGCRWGTAHQAFNYVLKNKGLEAEATYPYEGKDGPCRYHSENASANITGFVNLPPNELYLWVAVASIGPVSAAVDASHDSFRFYSGGIYHEPNCSSYVVNHAVLVVGYGFEGNETDGNNYWLIKNSWGEEWGINGFMKIAKDRNNHCGIASQASFPDIF
- the LOC116883704 gene encoding cathepsin J isoform X1, which translates into the protein MTPAVFLVILCFGVASGAPARDPNLDAEWQDWKIKYAKSYSPEEEELKRAVWEENLKMIQLHNKENGLGKNGFTMEMNAFADTTGEEFRKSLSDILIPAAVTNPSAQKQVSIGLPNFKDWRKDGYVTPVRNQGKCGSCWAFAAVGAIEGQMFSKTGNLTPLSVQNLLDCSKSEGNNGCRWGTAHQAFNYVLKNKGLEAEATYPYEGKDGPCRYHSENASANITGFVNLPPNELYLWVAVASIGPVSAAVDASHDSFRFYSGGIYHEPNCSSYVVNHAVLVVGYGFEGNETDGNNYWLIKNSWGEEWGINGFMKIAKDRNNHCGIASQASFPDIF